The genomic stretch TTTGTGCTGTAGCCCATAAGAAAGTGCTGATTCTCAATCTGGTTCTGGTGCATGCCTTTTATTGACTATTCTGAGGtatacaatcaaaattttccaGTGAAGTATGGGTAAGGAAATTACAATGATTAGGAAATCTATAGCAACAAAAAGCATACACAAATATTTGAGAATATATACTTAGCCATATTGGATTTTCTGAACCACCCTTTATTAAAAAGGGATGCCAGAAAACCAAATCAGAATCCTTACCATGGATGAGAATACTTACCATGGATGAAGATGAAATCTTTAACATGCTTCATATCAAGATCTCGTAAGCCAACAATATACGATGATTCAATTCGAGATGCAGCAGCTGCCCTGAAAGTACTGTCCTCTGCAGGTGCAGTTAAACCAGTGCTAGCCTAACATCACGTACAACAATTGaatttacaatttaataaaaaaacgatATAAGAAGTTACTACTTGAAAGCAGCATAATCCACATGGCTCAAACATTCATCATCCCCAACATTCGAAATAGTTCATTATACAATATAAATATCTGGTAGTAGCAATAGAAATATATACCGTGTTcctattaatcaaaatattcatatcaAAAGAACTGTAACAGAGTAAAGACAGATCAATTACAAAACCTCAGCTGCTTTGAGGACTATCATTTGTAATCCATATGCAAGCACCGCAGCACACCTCCCCAATGGATCAACTTTCACTAGTGGGCCTCTTGGGAAAAATTCTCTGCCTCTTCTCAAGTGAATCCAGTCAGAACCCTCAAAACAATGCATGGAACTGGACGAGAAGAAGTAAAAGTGTCTATAAGTAAATTACCACCAAACTGCATTCTCATGATAGTTCGTGTTGAGGCATACTAGTAACAACAGACATTCATTCTATTTGCAACTTACAATCAGAAATTACTCTCCAGAGCTTCAGGTTTGTTATGTATCTCAGGATTTCAACTTGTAGGCGGTTAGAGTTCACAAGTTCATGTTGAAGAAATATAgcaacaatataaataaaaatatatcaaagaCCTATTTTTCCTGTCACAAATAATGTAAAGAGCTacttatatatgcatatgacTATATGAGTGCCACCAATAGCACCATAGAATGTGTTGTGTTCCTTCAAACTGTGGGATAGGAATTTGCAATAATAAGATTACATCACACCTGGTTCGTAGCCCATATATTGATTCATCAAACTCTAAAACTGATATTTTTGCATCTCGAAAAGTCAATATAATAGAGTCTCTCCTCTTTCCACCATCAGTAGCTCCATTTGGTAGCACCCCCAATGACTCCACATTACCATGCAACCTACACGGCATTAAACAAAATCGAATTAGCATCtgaaataacaaataatattgtttttccATTGTAACAAATTACTCGAGGAAACTGACGCTCATTCTTAAAAATTGTGGgtgcaacaaaaaaatcattactaatattaacaaaatttactCCAGTAAATAGCTACATATTGTatgataatgatgatgatgttatGTAAGCTCAACTACAACCACTACTTTCTTAATACAATCTTAAACAATGTGAAAGACAATAAGTAATAGAACACAAAGTAAGTAATCATGATGGTACATTTGTTGTATTTGATAAATTAGCTTCATATTAAGACTCTATCATGCAGAGTGGGAGAGCTAGTAACATTGTTGGAAACaaaaatttctcaattttaccTACGAACATTCAAAcatttccaacaaatttcaactaattCCTCCAATCATCAATTTGAACACATAtaatattaactaattaaaaacaaagtaTAGCTATGCAAGCCATCAAACCAAGatgaaaactaaaatcaaGAGGACAATTTCTCAATACAACATGCCCTGCAATACAGTATTTTCCTGGAGCATCCTCCTAGCAAAAAAGTGCGACAAAGCTTTTCAACATTGCACAGCTGAATTATTTACGACAAAAGAAAAGGCATAATTCAAGTAAATACTAGAAATAGGAAAAGAAGAAACCTATAATGGCAAACGAGCTCAAGTGAGGCACCGGAAATACCAGCTAAGACGGCTCCACCACCCTTGGGCTCGGCAGCAGCTTTGTGAGCTAAGGACGGAGAAGCCTCTTCCTGAATTCTTACAATGTAAACTTCAAGAACGTTGGCGGCAGCAGTAATGAGGTTGGGAACCGGTCCAATAGGCTTGGAGGAGGTGGTCCAGTCCGAGTCGATGTCGTCGGCGGTGATCGGAGGGATTTTGGGCGTGGAATCTGCGGAGGAATGGGTGATGAAACCCGAGGCGCAGTGCTCCATGCCGGTTGCCCAATGCATCATCTTGAACGCCGCGAAACTCATACCTGCAGTTGATTGGATTCAGATGGTGGAAGTGTGGACGAGTGATGGTTTGGGGATTTAGGGTTTTGCTTAAAACCCCAATGGCGGGATATTGGGGATTTCAGAAAAGGGATTAATTGGGACCGCTTCCGAAATGCAGTAAAACTTCAATCCAAACGGTAATGTCAAACTCCTAAGGGCACTCCCAATGCTCTCTCtaaaaactcttttatt from Salvia hispanica cultivar TCC Black 2014 unplaced genomic scaffold, UniMelb_Shisp_WGS_1.0 HiC_scaffold_1162, whole genome shotgun sequence encodes the following:
- the LOC125198011 gene encoding cleavage and polyadenylation specificity factor subunit 1-like: MSFAAFKMMHWATGMEHCASGFITHSSADSTPKIPPITADDIDSDWTTSSKPIGPVPNLITAAANVLEVYIVRIQEEASPSLAHKAAAEPKGGGAVLAGISGASLELVCHYRLHGNVESLGVLPNGATDGGKRRDSIILTFRDAKISVLEFDESIYGLRTSSMHCFEGSDWIHLRRGREFFPRGPLVKVDPLGRCAAVLAYGLQMIVLKAAEASTGLTAPAEDSTFRAAAASRIESSYIVGLRDLDMKHVKDFIFIHGYIEPVVVILHEHELTWAVGLLGNITLVCSEAAARGWQVEKPCDEIYVVGEGETLHTISDKCSDPYIVERNPHIHDLDDVFPGLVIRILPLVIPS